In the Sandaracinus amylolyticus genome, CGCCGCGACGGCGACACGCAGGAACACACGCTCCTTCACCACGCGCGCGAGGATAGCAACGACGCGGTCCCCGGCCCGCGACGGCGTGTCCCGAGGGACGCGCCGTACCCTGTGTGATCCGCGGATCACCCGAGAAACATGGGCTTCTCCAGCCTCCCCACGCTGGCACGTCGGGCGCAGTCCCACCCTTCGTGCGCACGCAGAACGCCCACGGATCCGAGAGAAAGTTGCGCCAAGGCAGCAGTGTACGAACACTCGAAGAGTGATGTCGGAAAGGGTCCGGTCGCGACGGCCGTTGCTCGCGCTGGGATGCCTCCTGGGGCTCGTCGCGTGCGGCGACGTCGAGGTCGTCAACGCGCCGGCCGAGGCGCCTCCCCGATCCGAAGGCCAGGGCGCTGCACCGGGCGAGGGCGAGTCGGGCGGGGGTGAGCCCGAGGTCGTCGACGCGCGTCCGCCGCCGATGCACCAGCCCATCCCACTGTGGGAGAACGGCCGACCCGGCGAGATGGTCGACGCGGCGACCGCGCGCGAGCACGGCTACGTCGTCGTCGACCTCGGCGAGGAGTGGACGCCCTACCTCTTCACGACGCGCGGCAACGCCGCGGAGCCCGAGACGCCGAACGCGTACCGCGCGACCTACCTCGCGCTCGCGCGCGGCGAATTCCCCAACGATCACCACGGCGAGCGCGCCCGCAGCGACAAGTACCTCGAGCTCTACGGCATCATGCCGACGCTCGGCCTGCTGCGTCAGCGCATGCGTCACACGAGCTCGCTCGAGTGCATGGCGTCGCTCGACCTCGAGCCGCTGCGCACGTTCGAGGGCTTCATCGCGTACGAGAACCGCGACTCGGGCCGCAACTTCGCGCGCACGGTCCGCGTCCTCGAGAACCAGGTCGGCGAGATCGTGCGCAACCAGCGCGTCGAGTCGCCGGACGCGATCGACGCGGCGCGCCTCTCCGATCGCGATGCGCGCCGCTACGCGGAGTGGCAGCGCACGATGCCGCGCTTCCGCGCGATCCGCGCGGCGCAGCAGCGCCTCGAGTGCGAGGGCTACTTCGAGGGCAAGGGCGAGTACGTGTCGGGCGGGCTCGACTGGCCGACGCACGAGGCGCTCGCCGAGTTCGAGCGACGCCATCGCATCTACGGCTGGGGCTTCCTCGGGCGCGAGACGCTCGACATGCTGCGCCGCTCGCCGCTCGAGGGCGATCAGGAAGCCGTCGTGCGCGTGCTCACCGAGCGCGCGATGCACGCGGCCGGCGTCATCGAGGACGGCTCGATCGGCGAGCGACAGTTCCGCGGCGAGGACGGCGCGCAGCACGAGGTGCCGAACCTCGAGGGGCAGATCCGCTCCAACGTGATCGAGGCGTTCGGCCTGCAGAGCGCGGAGTCGACGCTCGCGTTCCTCGAGCAGCTCGGGGAGCTCGCGCCGGAGGCGGAGCACCTCGTCGCGATCCGCGCGCCGCAGCTGCCCGAGTACTACGACGGCAACATGGACCTCTCGGTCGAGATCGACCGAGGCGACGTCTGGTACGAGTTCCCCTACGACGACGCGGGCCAGGAGCGCGCGCAGCCCGCCGAGCGCCGCCCGCGCCTGACGATCTTCACGACGTACCGCGGCCAGCGGATCCCGCTCTCGCGCATCGGCACCACGATCGGCGGCTGGCGCAGCGAGCAGATCGAGGGCCGCACCTGGTGGAAGTACAAGAACTCGCCGCCGGGCCCGGTGATCTGGCACCAGATCGTCGCCGCGCCGGTGTGGCTGCCGCCCGAGTCGACGCCGCACCGCGAGCTGCTCTCGCGCGTGCCGCGCGGCCGCGGCGCCGAGGCCTACCGCGTGAACTACCACGAGGTCGGGCCGAGCTACGCGTCGGCGTACGGGCTCGTCGCCGCCTATCACATCCGCTATCGCGAGGACGAAGGCGGCGCGCTGCGCTTCGGGCCCGACGAAGGGATCCGCACGCACGGCTCGGTCGACTACATGTCGATCATGCGGCGGCACTCGCACGGCTGTCACCGGCTGCACAACCACATGGCGGTGCGCCTCATGAGCTTCGTGCTCGCGCACCGGCCGCACGTGCGCGTGGGCCAGCAGGCGCTCGGCTTCCGCCGCGAGCTCGAGCACGAGGGGCACACCTATCAGATGGCGCTCGATCGCGGCGGCTACGTGTTCCAGCTCGCGCAGCCGATCCACGTCGAGGTGCTCGAGGGCCGCGTGCGCGGCGAGCGCGAGACGCCGATCGAGTTCCCGCTGCCGCGCTGGGACTCGACCTACGGCGCGTACATGCTGCCCGACGGCGGCGCGGTCGCGATCTCGCGCAGCGGCGGGATGCGCGCGGTGCCGGTGCCGGTGCCCGACGGCGGCGTGCCGATGATCGTCACGCCGGCGTTCGACGGCGGCGTGCGCCCGACGATGCCCGTCGTGCCGGTCCTGCCGAGCGCGCCGGTCACGCCGACCGCGATCGCACCTCGCTGACTTTCCCGGGGAGGCTGCGCGCCTCCCCTCTCGACCCCTCGAGGCTCGCCTCAGAGCTTCTTCACCCAGCGCGTGCGGGCGTGCTGGGTGAAGCCCTCGCGGCGATACAGGCTCGTCACGCGCGCCCGGGATGCCTCGACCTCGAGGTCGAGCGCCACGCATCCCTCGACGCGCGCGACGCCCATCGCGGCGTGGAGCAGCGCGGTGCCCACTCCGTCGTTGCGTCGCTCGGGCACGACGTAGAGCTCCTCGAGCCACGCGGCGTGACCGCCGTGCTCGAGCGCCCACACGAACGAGAGGTACGCGACGCCGATCGCCTTCTCGTCGTCGTGCACCAGCAAGAGGCGACCGCGCGAGGGCACGCCCAGCGCACCGTCGACCGCGACGCGCACGAGCTCCTCCGGCGTGTCGATGTGGTGCTCGCGCAGCTGGGCCACGAGCAGGCGCACCGCGTCGTCTCGCTCGTCGTGCGTGACCGGCTCGATGCGAAACGCCTCACGCGGGTGCGTGGTGCTCATCGCGGGATCTCCTTGCCTGCGCGCGCACAGATCGCCTCGAACACCTCGCGCGCGACGGCGATCCCGCGATCGTCGAAGTTCTTCGGGTGCGCCCAGAACTCGACGAGGTGGCCGCGCTGCTGGTGCCCGTAGGAGAGCGCCTTGATCATCATCTGGATCTTGTCGGCGGCTTTCACGATCCGCGCCTCGAGCGACTGGCCCTCCTCCATGACGCGCCAGTCCTCGCGCTGCGCGGGCGGGAGCAGCCGCTCGACCAGCGAGGCCTCGAGCTCGTGCAGGGCCGCATCGAGCGCGACGGTCTTGCTCGGCATCGGCACGTCTCCGGTGCGCGCCTCGGGCGCGTCGTGCACCAGCGCCATGCGCAGCGCGCGCTCGCCGTCGACGCTCACGCCCTCTTCGCGCAGCGCGTCGACCAGAAGCATCACGACGAGCGCGACCCCGTACGAGTGATCGGCGATCGACTCGCACGGGCGCACACCGCGCAGCAGCCATCCCGTCCGAGGAAGATCGGCCAGCGTGTCGAGGCCGAGCACCGTGTCCACGATCCGATCCGCACGCGCGCTCATCGGACGAGCATGTCCTTCAACGCTTGTCGCGCCAGCGCAGCTGACGGCGCGGCCAGTCGCGCTCCGCCGCGTGGTTCTTGTGCACGATCTTCAGGAACGAGCGCGCGCTCTCCACGGTCCACGGCTCGGGTGCCGGCGCGTCGCCGCGCGACGTCGTCCAGGGATCGAGCGTGATCGCGCCGCCCTCGAGCGCGATGGTCGCGCGGCTCGCGTGCGAGGTCGCCGGTGCGTGCAGCTCGACGCGGTAGACGACGTCGTGATCGCCGGCGCGCTCGAGCTCGAGCAGCACGCGGACGCCGTGCTGCGGGA is a window encoding:
- a CDS encoding peptidoglycan-binding domain-containing protein yields the protein MSERVRSRRPLLALGCLLGLVACGDVEVVNAPAEAPPRSEGQGAAPGEGESGGGEPEVVDARPPPMHQPIPLWENGRPGEMVDAATAREHGYVVVDLGEEWTPYLFTTRGNAAEPETPNAYRATYLALARGEFPNDHHGERARSDKYLELYGIMPTLGLLRQRMRHTSSLECMASLDLEPLRTFEGFIAYENRDSGRNFARTVRVLENQVGEIVRNQRVESPDAIDAARLSDRDARRYAEWQRTMPRFRAIRAAQQRLECEGYFEGKGEYVSGGLDWPTHEALAEFERRHRIYGWGFLGRETLDMLRRSPLEGDQEAVVRVLTERAMHAAGVIEDGSIGERQFRGEDGAQHEVPNLEGQIRSNVIEAFGLQSAESTLAFLEQLGELAPEAEHLVAIRAPQLPEYYDGNMDLSVEIDRGDVWYEFPYDDAGQERAQPAERRPRLTIFTTYRGQRIPLSRIGTTIGGWRSEQIEGRTWWKYKNSPPGPVIWHQIVAAPVWLPPESTPHRELLSRVPRGRGAEAYRVNYHEVGPSYASAYGLVAAYHIRYREDEGGALRFGPDEGIRTHGSVDYMSIMRRHSHGCHRLHNHMAVRLMSFVLAHRPHVRVGQQALGFRRELEHEGHTYQMALDRGGYVFQLAQPIHVEVLEGRVRGERETPIEFPLPRWDSTYGAYMLPDGGAVAISRSGGMRAVPVPVPDGGVPMIVTPAFDGGVRPTMPVVPVLPSAPVTPTAIAPR
- a CDS encoding GNAT family N-acetyltransferase, whose amino-acid sequence is MSTTHPREAFRIEPVTHDERDDAVRLLVAQLREHHIDTPEELVRVAVDGALGVPSRGRLLLVHDDEKAIGVAYLSFVWALEHGGHAAWLEELYVVPERRNDGVGTALLHAAMGVARVEGCVALDLEVEASRARVTSLYRREGFTQHARTRWVKKL
- a CDS encoding HD domain-containing protein, which codes for MSARADRIVDTVLGLDTLADLPRTGWLLRGVRPCESIADHSYGVALVVMLLVDALREEGVSVDGERALRMALVHDAPEARTGDVPMPSKTVALDAALHELEASLVERLLPPAQREDWRVMEEGQSLEARIVKAADKIQMMIKALSYGHQQRGHLVEFWAHPKNFDDRGIAVAREVFEAICARAGKEIPR